One segment of Alnus glutinosa chromosome 2, dhAlnGlut1.1, whole genome shotgun sequence DNA contains the following:
- the LOC133859945 gene encoding uncharacterized protein LOC133859945, which produces MGGVTSSMAAKFAFFPPNPPSYKLVKDELTGLLLLSPFPHRENVEVLKLPTRRGTEIVAIYIRHPMATSTLLYSHGNAADLGQMYELFIELSIHLRVNLMGYDYSGYGQSSGKPSEQNTYADIEAAYKCLEESYGTKQEDIVLYGQSVGSGPTLDLAARLPQLRAVVLHSPILSGLRVMYPVKRSYWFDIYKNIDKIPLVNCPVLIIHGTSDEVVDCSHGKQLWELCKEKYEPLWLKGGNHCDLELYPEYIRHLKKFISTVEKSPSQRYSSRRSTDQFEQPRKSTDFFEVSRKSTDRREKPRQSTDRPEKLKNLSTNVDKLEKLRISFDHLERSRRSVDCHEKSRKSIDHQLERARKSVDRLDRIRTG; this is translated from the exons ATGGGTGGGGTGACGTCGTCCATGGCGGCCAAGTTCGCCTTCTTCCCGCCGAACCCACCGTCGTATAAGCTGGTCAAGGACGAGCTCACGGGCCTCTTGCTTCTCAGCCCCTTTCCTCACCGCGAAAACGTCGAGGTTCTCAAACTGCCGACTCGCCGGGGCACCGAGATCGTCGCCATCTACATTCGGCACCCCATGGCCACCTCTACTCTGCTCTACTCTCACGGCAACGCCGCCGATCTGGGCCAGATGTACGAGCTCTTCATTGAACTAAGCATCCACCTCCGCGTCAATCTCATGGG GTATGACTATTCCGGATATGGGCAATCATCTGGAAAG CCTAGTGAGCAGAATACATATGCTGATATTGAGGCTGCATACAAGTGTCTTGAAGAAAGCTATGGTACTAAGCAGGAAGATATCGTCCTTTATGGGCAATCTGTTGGCAGTGGCCCCACTTTGGACCTTGCAGCTCGACTGCCTCAGTTAAGAGCTGTTGTTCTGCATAGTCCCATACTCTCTGGCTTAAGAGTCATGTATCCTGTAAAGCGTTCATACTGGTTTGACATTTATAAG AATATTGACAAAATCCCACTGGTTAATTGTCCTGTTCTTATCATTCAT GGGACTTCGGATGAAGTTGTTGATTGCTCTCATGGTAAGCAACTCTGGGAACTGTGCAAAGAGAAGTATGAACCACTATGGCTTAAAGGAGGAAACCACTGTGATTTGGAGCTCTATCCTGAGTATATCAGGCATCTCAAGAAGTTTATATCAACAGTCGAGAAGTCTCCTTCCCAAAGATACAGTTCCAGGAGGAGCACAGACCAGTTTGAACAGCCTCGGAAGAGCACTGatttttttgaagtttcaaGAAAGAGCACTGACAGGAGAGAAAAACCAAGGCAGAGCACTGACAGAcctgaaaaactgaaaaatctGTCTACTAATGTTGATAAGCTAGAGAAGTTAAGAATCTCTTTTGATCACCTGGAAAGGTCCCGGAGAAGTGTGGATTGCCATGAGAAGTCTCGAAAAAGCATTGACCACCAGTTGGAAAGAGCACGCAAGAGTGTTGACCGGCTGGATAGAATACGAACTGGGTAA
- the LOC133859946 gene encoding glycerol-3-phosphate dehydrogenase [NAD(+)], with the protein MTLPPPLILTLRLRLRLSLPPPPKLPRFRRSFTYLSPLMAPAMEAQETAQDEAAAPHNNEFSNDEGAHKSKVTVVGSGNWGSVAARLIASNTLKLSSFHDEVRMWVYEETLPSGEKLTDVINRANENVKYLPGIKLGKNVVADPDLENAVKDANMLVFVTPHQFMEGICKNLVGKIKGDVEAISLIKGMEVKMEGPCMISTLISQQLGINCCVLMGANIANEIAVEKFSEATVGYRGNRQIAEKWVQLFSTPYFLVTAVQDVEGVELCGTLKNVVALAAGFVDGLEMGNNTKAAIMRIGLREMKAFSKLLFSTVKDTTFFESCGVADLITTCLGGRNRKVAEAFAKNGGKRSFDELEAEMLQGQKLQGVSTAREVYEVLSHRGWLELFPLFASVHEICIGHLPPSAIVAHSERTPRLSLVDGSAQYC; encoded by the exons ATGACTCTGCCTCCTCCTCTTATACTCACTCTTCGCCTTCGCCTTCGTCTCTCACTCCCACCTCCTCCTAAGCTTCCTCGCTTCCGCAGATCATTCACATATCTCTCTCCCCTCATGGCTCCAGCAATGGAAGCCCAAGAAACAGCACAAGATGAAGCCGCCGCGCCACACAACAACGAATTCTCAAACGACGAAGGTGCTCACAAGTCTAAAGTCACCGTTGTTGGTAGCGGCAACTGGGGCAGTGTGGCTGCCAGGCTCATTGCCTCCAACACGCTTAAGCTCAGCTCTTTCCATG ATGAAGTGAGGATGTGGGTGTATGAGGAAACATTGCCAAGTGGTGAGAAGCTCACAGATGTCATCAACCGTGCCAAT gaaaatgttaaatatcTCCCTGGCATTAAGCTTGGAAAAAATGTTGTTGCAGACCCAGACCTTGAAAATGCAG TAAAGGATGCAAACATGTTGGTTTTTGTGACCCCACATCAATTTATGGAGGGAATATGCAAGAATCTTGTTGGGAAAATTAAGGGAGATGTGGAGGCTATTTCCCTCATCAAAGGAATGGAGGTGAAGATGGAAGGCCCATGCATGATCTCTACTCTCATCTCCCAGCAATTGGGGATTAATTGTTGTGTCCTAATGGGGGCAAATATTGCTAATGAG ATTGCTGTGGAGAAGTTTAGTGAAGCTACGGTTGGATATAGAGGGAACAGACAGATTGCAGAGAAATGGGTTCAACTCTTTAGTACTCCCTATTTCCTAGTCACAGCT GTCCAAGATGTGGAAGGAGTCGAACTTTGCGGGACCCTGAAAAATGTTGTGGCCTTAGCAGCAG GTTTTGTGGATGGCTTGGAGATGGGGAATAACACAAAA GCTGCAATCATGAGAATTGGTCTGAGAGAGATGAAGGCATTTTCCAAGTTGTTGTTTTCAACTGTTAAGGATACCACCTTCTTTGAGAGCTGTGGCGTTGCCGATCTGATTACAACATGCT TGGGAGGAAGAAACAGAAAAGTTGCAGAGGCTTTTGCAAAGAATGGAGGGAAAAG GTCATTTGATGAGCTTGAAGCAGAGATGCTGCAGGGCCAGAAATTacag GGTGTCTCAACGGCTAGAGAGGTTTATGAGGTTCTAAGCCACCGTGGATGGCTAGAGTTGTTTCCACTTTTTGCGTCAGTGCATGAGATCTGCATTGGTCATCTTCCACCATCAGCCATAGTTGCACATAGTGAGCGCACACCCAGATTGTCTCTGGTAGATGGCTCTGCCCAATACTGCTGA